From Nematostella vectensis chromosome 14, jaNemVect1.1, whole genome shotgun sequence, a single genomic window includes:
- the LOC5510428 gene encoding beta-1,4-N-acetylgalactosaminyltransferase 3 has translation MAEVRRFITKLFMFPKRFFRVIGFLTFLLFFLMIVLNGSFLKPKWQYYHKISHESIEKARAFVDNFEHRVFKYGKEFDNRKDSDGSMDKSGGPLVKNIGNDQTSKEGRNSLNNTTSPKHQDRPRKKIPKTPSTNFWNTKISREDIGKLEKGFHLHVWYHVCAPNIDVLCQYPLFPKGPDVISVAHRLDLMRNETEFGQRMFGYIVPPITGQYQFAVSSDDSSEIFLSTDSDPRNSKLICQVGNRNEAYVYTERNDFRRMPQQQSKLIRLTKNEAYFLDILHVQGGGGDSFQLAWKLPGKDNFAIVEIEFLRLVKGLPREVSKIYAGMTVECMGCDQKRHHHMAFWEGDENPRYIKHEEVKDVFPTCPYNPSYITHGELPEGRHQAISLYNTPVYQYPSIEKTGVVNFDQYDFYRNHPLDFKDAAITAEMYIEQLDKKYPGKFKMLNIINVEKKIDPKRGARYLMELNVTVKGEERHAVLSQYIFGDSKSFCYPENLQWSRTAKIALIITLRNQGRWMAHFLDNLQDIYIHSSRDQHVSLIVYDYESEDLDIERELSKRSLPPYKLIKKAGAYSRVQSFNAAIRTVTDSHTIIFTVDLHLELPYSLFDDIRKHCFEGRSAYTPIIVRLRCGHSPLNPRGKWEVQGFGIIGIYKSDWDRIGGLNEERFKDKWGGEDWEMMERLVGGGLEYERLRTHGIYHYQHSRKGMWTGDHLISQMSD, from the exons ATGGCTGAAGTCCGGCGCTTTATAACAAAACTGTTTATGTTTCCAAAAAGGTTTTTCAGAGTAATAGGATTTCTAAcatttttactgttttttttaatgatcgTGTTAAATGGTTCTTTTTTAAAGCCGAAATGGCAATATTATCATAAAATTTCGCATGAAAGCATAGAAAAGGCTAGAGCTTTTGTAGATAATTTCGAACATAGGGTTTTTAAGTATGGAAAAGAGTTCGATAATCGAAAGGATAGCGACGGTAGTATGGACAAAAGTGGTGGACCTCTCGTAAAGAATATTGGTAACGATCAAACAAGCAAAGAAGGTAGAAATTCGTTAAATAACACTACTTCACCTAAACATCAAGATAGACCaaggaaaaaaatacccaAGACGCCCTCGACAAATTTCTGGAATACAAAGATTTCTAGAGAGGATATTGGAAAGTTAGAAAAAGGATTTCATTTACACGTTTGGTACCATGTTTGCGCGCCAAATATAGACGTTTTATGTCAGTATCCGCTCTTTCCTAAAGGGCCGGATGTCATCTCCGTCGCCCATCGCCTAGACCTCATGCGAAATGAGACCGAGTTCGGACAACGGATGTTCGGCTACATTGTCCCACCAATCACAGGGCAGTATCAATTCGCCGTATCGTCGGATGACTCCTCCGAAATTTTTCTCAGTACTGACAGCGATCCGAGAAATTCTAAGTTGATCTGTCAAGTGGGGAATAGAAATGAGGCTTACGTGTATACTGAACGGAACGACTTCAGGCGAATGCCTCAGCAGCAGTCAAAGCTTATCCGTCTGACAAAGAATGAGGCTTATTTCCTGGATATTCTTCATGTTcaaggtggtggtggggatagtttCCAGTTAGCCTGGAAATTACCTGGAAAAGATAATTTTGCGATTGTGGAAATTGAGTTTTTAAGGTTGGTAAAAGGCTTGCCGAGAGAAGTATCAAAGATATATGCAGGGATGACAGTTGAGTGTATGGGCTGCGATCAAAAGCGCCATCATCACATGGCATTTTGGGAAGGAGATGAGAATCCAAG GTACATAAAACACGAAGAAGTAAAGGACGTCTTCCCGACCTGTCCATACAACCCTAGCTACATCACCCATGGGGAGCTCCCAGAGGGTAGACACCAGGCCATCAGCCTCTACAATACCCCTGTGTACCAGTACCCGTCCATAGAGAAAACAGGGGTTGTGAACTTCGACCAGTACGACTTCTACAGGAACCACCCTCTGGATTTCAAGGACGCGGCTATTACTGCAGAGATGTACATTGAGCAATTGGATAAGAAGTACCCTGG GAAATTCAAGATGCTCAACATCATTAACGTAGAGAAGAAAATTGACCCCAAGAGAGGCGCGCGCTACCTGATGGAACTGAATGTGACAGTTAAAGGAGAAGAAAGGCATGCCGTGCTCTCGCAGTACATCTTCGGAGACTCGAAATCCTTCTGCTATCCCGAAAATCTCCAATGGAGCCGGACGGCCAAGATAGCCCTCATTATTACACTACGGAACCAAG GTCGATGGATGGCCCACTTTCTCGACAACCTCCAAGACATCTACATCCACTCGTCGCGTGACCAGCACGTCAGCCTGATTGTGTACGATTACGAGAGCGAGGATCTGGACATTGAGCGGGAGTTATCCAAGCGCTCGCTGCCACCATATAAGCTCATTAAAAAGGCAGGCGCATACTCGCGTGTTCAGTCATTTAACGCGGCTATACGAACCGTGACCGACTCGCATACTATCATTTTTACGGTGGATTTGCATTTGGAGTTGCCTTATTCGCTATTTGATGATATCAGGAAG CATTGTTTCGAGGGGAGATCGGCGTACACCCCTATCATCGTTCGCCTGCGGTGCGGCCACTCCCCGCTAAATCCTCGAGGCAAATGGGAGGTTCAGGGCTTCGGCATTATCGGCATTTACAAGTCTGACTGGGACCGCATAGGAGGGCTAAACGAGGAAAGGTTCAAGGACAAGTGGGGAGGGGAAGATTGGGAGATGATGGAAAGGCTCGTCGGAGGGGGGCTGGAGTATGAGAGGTTAAGAACACATGGGATATATCATTATCAGCACTCAAGGAAAGGAATGTGGACTGGGGATCATTTGATAAGTCAAATGTCGGACTGA